The DNA segment tccgagagagagagagagagagagagagtggtcTTTAGCTATCACTAGTAAACTGAATCAGCTAGCATCAGGGGAGTGTACACGAGACACGTGCAATAAACagcaccaggcgcctccatttaGCAATACCGGggcggaaaataaaacacgtgcgcggcggtggtggtggtggtgacacACGGGAACCACGGGAAATATCACTGCAAATAGGTAACTGCAGCACggtgaaaatgtattcaattaCGGCTAATAATGCACTAAACATACAGCGCCGTGCTGCAACAAACTGGGAACCATCTATGGCGGGTCAGAAGACGAAGGCGGCGGTCGCCGGGTATATAACGTCACCGTCACCGTTTGTCGCAATCGGCAATCGGCGAAGCCGTGCCGTGTGTACTTGCACTTTAAATATTTACGTGTAgaacattttgttgtttttttttaattgtgttATAGCTGTTGCAGGTGTAAATTGATAGAAAATGATCGACGCGACAAGCAACGAATGCGGACGATCGTTTCTCCCGTTCCCAttggtgtggctgtaaaataTGTGATTAAATCTAGCATTAATATAGTTTATaatatttatgttatatttatctatcaatttaactgatttgtgttttattgcaaTGTTTTAATAATGCATGAAATGCTATCCAACTAACTGTATTAACATCGTAAGCTTTGTAGTTGATCGccatgttttgttgctttgcctTGCCACTGATCGCTTATCTGCATCTGTCTGTAATGCACCGTAgttgttaaatatttttgtaaaaacgTTAGTACGATAAACTAATCCCTTAATATAATATATTCCCCCCCTTCCTGcacccggctgctgctgctacacagTTGGATGAGGTTGGGCTTTCTAGTGGATCCGCGCGGAAAAGTGCCTGTCAAGGTGGTTGCCCGAACGTTCGCCTCCGGTAAGATCACGCCTAGTGTCACCGTTTTATATTGCAAGAGCAACACAACACTAATCTGTTGCTTCctcttttttcatttcaggCAAGACGGAAAAGCTGGTATATCAGATACTCTCCGATCTGGGGCTGCCGAGCGGCAAGAACGATGTGATCGAGAAGGCGGACTTTACGTTCGAAAAGTTCTACGAGCTGTACCACAAGATCTGTCCCCGCAATGACATCGAAGAGCTGTTCCGGTCGATGTAAGTTTGCGAATGATGAATGGAATGCTTTCTCACTGGCTTAAAATCgttccttcttccttcctttttgtCGCTATTGCCAGCACGCAAGGTAAAGCGAACGCCATCAATCTGGATCAGTTCATCAACTTTCTCAACGAGAAGCAGCGCGATCCCCGGCTAAACGAGATCCTCTACCCGCTGTACGATGAGAAGCGTGCGCTGGAAATCATCACCACGTACGAGCAGAACGATGAAGCGCGGGAAGCGAGTAAGTAGTCCGGTACAGAATGGGGGCACTTTTTTGCACGCTCCATTACTCACTTGTTGCTCCATTTTCCGGTTTTTCCACCACCAGAAACCCTCACCAAAGACGGCCTGATCCGGTACCTCATGTCGGACGAGAATGCGCCCGTGTTTCTCGACCGGCTCGACATCTACATGGACATGGATCAGCCGCTGTCCCACTACTACATCAACTCGTCCCACAACACGTACCTGTCCGGGCGGCAGTTCGGGGGCAAGAGCTCGGTCGAGATGTACCGCCAGACGCTGCTGGCCGGCTGTCGGTGCGTCGAGCTGGACTGCTGGGACGGCAAGGGCGAGGACGAGGAGCCGATCATCACGCACGGCATGGCGATGTGCACGGACATACTGTTCAAGGATGTGATTTACGCGCTGCGCGACACCGCCTTCGTCACCTCCGACTATCCGGTGATACTGTCGTTCGAGAACCACTGCTGCAAATCGCAACAGTACAAGCTGGCGAAGTACTGTGACGAAATTTTGGGCGACCTGCTGCTGAAGGAACCGATCCCGGACTATCCGCTCGAGCCGGGGGCCGTGCTGCCGCCCCCGTCCCTGCTGAAGCGCAAGATACTGATCAAGAACAAGCGGCTCAAGCCGGAGGTGGAGAAGAAGGAGCTGGAGCTGTTCCTGCAGGGCGAGTTCGTGATCGAGGACGAGGTGAAGGAGGACGCGAGCGCGGTCGACGTGACGAAGATAGCGGAGCTGGAGgcgccggcggcggcggcggcagtggtgccggtggcggcggccgccgcctcGCAGGACGGTGGCGAGGAGGCGCCCCCGGTACAGTACACCGGCTCGACGACGAACGTGCACCCGTGGCTGTCGTCGATGGTGAACTACGCGCAGCCGGTCAAGTTCCAGTCGTTCGACTACGCGGACAAGAAGAACGTGCACCACAACATGTCGTCGTTCGCGGAGACGACCGGCATGAACCTGCTCAAGTCGCAGGCGATCGAGTTCGTCAACTACAACAAGCGGCAGATGTCGCGCATCTACCCGAAGGGTACGCGGGCCGACTCGTCCAACTACATGCCGCAGGTGTTCTGGAACGCGGGCTGCCAGATGGTGTCGCTCAACTTCCAAACGTCCGATCTGCCGATGCAGCTGAACCAGGGCAAGTTCGAGTACAACGGCAACTGTGGCTACCTGCTGAAGCCGGACTTTATGCGCCGGGCGGACCGCAGCTTCGACCCGTTCGCGGACGCACCGGTGGACGGTGTGATTGCGGCGTCCTGCGCGGTGCAGGTCATTGCCGGCCAGTTCCTTTCCGACAAGAAGGTGGGCACGTACGTGGAGGTGGACATGTACGGGTTGCCGTCGGACACGGTGCGCAAGGAGTTCCGGACGCGCATGGTACCGGCGAACGGGCTCAATCCGGTGTACAACGAGGAACCGTTCCTGTTCCGCAAGGTGGTGCTGCCCGATCTGGCCGTGCTGCGGTTCGGCGTGTACGACGAGAACGGCAAGCTGCTCGGGCAGCGCATCCTGCCGCTGGACGGGCTGCAGGGCGGCTACCGGCACATCTCGCTCCGCACGGAGGCCAACTTCCCGATGTCGCTCCCGATGCTGTTCTGTAACATCGAGCTGAAGATCTACGTGCCGGACGGGTTCGAGGACTTTATGGACGCGCTGTCGGATCCGCGCGCGTTCATGGGCGCGGCCAAGGAGCGCTCCGACAACATGAAAGCGATGGGCATCGAGGAGACGGGCAAGAAGGACAAGGAGGAGGCGGCGCGGAAGGAGGAGCAGCGCGTCACCGAGCCGCCGCTCGTGTTCGACCCGATCACGGTGGACTCGCTGCGGCAGGAGAAGGGCTTCCAGAAGACGGCCaaaaagcagcagaaggagCTGGACGCGGTGAAGAAGAAGCACGCGAAGGAGCGGGCCGGCgtgcagaagcagcagaacGCGGCGATCGAGCGGCTGGTGAAGGGCAAGAGCAAGGAGGAAATCAAGGCGGACCCGGCGGTGCGCAAGCTGATCCAGGAGCAGAACGCCCAGTGGACGGAGATGGCCGAGCGGCACAAGAAGGAGGAGTGGGAGCTGCTGAAGCAGCAGCTGGCCGACCAGCAGGACATACTGCGCAAGCTGATGGAGACGACGCAGGCCGCCCAGATGAAGCAGCTCGAGGCGAAGCACGAGCGCGAGATCAAGGAGCTGAACAGCCGCCAGGCGAAAATCTCGGTCGAAACGTCGAAGGAGGTCGCCAACGACAAAACGCTCAAGACGAAGGGCGAAAAGGACCGGCGGCTGCGCgagaagaagcagaacaaCATTAAGCGCTTCATGGACGAGAAAAAGGTATAGCCCTGAGGGTGgccgtttttttctccctccgcTTCCGCAGTTCCGCGGTGGactaatgtgtgttttttctcccctC comes from the Anopheles coluzzii chromosome 2, AcolN3, whole genome shotgun sequence genome and includes:
- the LOC120952289 gene encoding 1-phosphatidylinositol 4,5-bisphosphate phosphodiesterase isoform X1: MTKKFEFNWQIPVPEPLLTGCVFDRWTEEKDNNELEPNCMFKVDEYGFFIYWKSEGREGDVIELCQVSDIRAGGMPKDMKLYNQLCNKHGENVEEKSLTICSGTDYININYQHVVCPDAATAKIWVDGLRKITHNGKANNFCPMTALKKHWMRLGFLVDPRGKVPVKVVARTFASGKTEKLVYQILSDLGLPSGKNDVIEKADFTFEKFYELYHKICPRNDIEELFRSITQGKANAINLDQFINFLNEKQRDPRLNEILYPLYDEKRALEIITTYEQNDEAREAKTLTKDGLIRYLMSDENAPVFLDRLDIYMDMDQPLSHYYINSSHNTYLSGRQFGGKSSVEMYRQTLLAGCRCVELDCWDGKGEDEEPIITHGMAMCTDILFKDVIYALRDTAFVTSDYPVILSFENHCCKSQQYKLAKYCDEILGDLLLKEPIPDYPLEPGAVLPPPSLLKRKILIKNKRLKPEVEKKELELFLQGEFVIEDEVKEDASAVDVTKIAELEAPAAAAAVVPVAAAAASQDGGEEAPPVQYTGSTTNVHPWLSSMVNYAQPVKFQSFDYADKKNVHHNMSSFAETTGMNLLKSQAIEFVNYNKRQMSRIYPKGTRADSSNYMPQVFWNAGCQMVSLNFQTSDLPMQLNQGKFEYNGNCGYLLKPDFMRRADRSFDPFADAPVDGVIAASCAVQVIAGQFLSDKKVGTYVEVDMYGLPSDTVRKEFRTRMVPANGLNPVYNEEPFLFRKVVLPDLAVLRFGVYDENGKLLGQRILPLDGLQGGYRHISLRTEANFPMSLPMLFCNIELKIYVPDGFEDFMDALSDPRAFMGAAKERSDNMKAMGIEETGKKDKEEAARKEEQRVTEPPLVFDPITVDSLRQEKGFQKTAKKQQKELDAVKKKHAKERAGVQKQQNAAIERLVKGKSKEEIKADPAVRKLIQEQNAQWTEMAERHKKEEWELLKQQLADQQDILRKLMETTQAAQMKQLEAKHEREIKELNSRQAKISVETSKEVANDKTLKTKGEKDRRLREKKQNNIKRFMDEKKTATIKQNREKEKLKVTHDKQLEELANDVQKLSANGCRLISSGSSSSTSINVEQKSTSGSSGGSTTTTSAPPVPFRSFSTIPPPSAQHLIRLNTIEEARKREEAKQSACPCICS
- the LOC120952289 gene encoding 1-phosphatidylinositol 4,5-bisphosphate phosphodiesterase isoform X4, translating into MTKKFEFNWQIPVPEPLLTGCVFDRWTEEKDNNELEPNCMFKVDEYGFFIYWKSEGREGDVIELCQVSDIRAGGMPKDMKLYNQLCNKHGENVEEKSLTICSGTDYININYQHVVCPDAATAKLWQQGLRDITHNIKMNNVCVWTNLMKHWMRLGFLVDPRGKVPVKVVARTFASGKTEKLVYQILSDLGLPSGKNDVIEKADFTFEKFYELYHKICPRNDIEELFRSITQGKANAINLDQFINFLNEKQRDPRLNEILYPLYDEKRALEIITTYEQNDEAREAKTLTKDGLIRYLMSDENAPVFLDRLDIYMDMDQPLSHYYINSSHNTYLSGRQFGGKSSVEMYRQTLLAGCRCVELDCWDGKGEDEEPIITHGMAMCTDILFKDVIYALRDTAFVTSDYPVILSFENHCCKSQQYKLAKYCDEILGDLLLKEPIPDYPLEPGAVLPPPSLLKRKILIKNKRLKPEVEKKELELFLQGEFVIEDEVKEDASAVDVTKIAELEAPAAAAAVVPVAAAAASQDGGEEAPPVQYTGSTTNVHPWLSSMVNYAQPVKFQSFDYADKKNVHHNMSSFAETTGMNLLKSQAIEFVNYNKRQMSRIYPKGTRADSSNYMPQVFWNAGCQMVSLNFQTSDLPMQLNQGKFEYNGNCGYLLKPDFMRRADRSFDPFADAPVDGVIAASCAVQVIAGQFLSDKKVGTYVEVDMYGLPSDTVRKEFRTRMVPANGLNPVYNEEPFLFRKVVLPDLAVLRFGVYDENGKLLGQRILPLDGLQGGYRHISLRTEANFPMSLPMLFCNIELKIYVPDGFEDFMDALSDPRAFMGAAKERSDNMKAMGIEETGKKDKEEAARKEEQRVTEPPLVFDPITVDSLRQEKGFQKTAKKQQKELDAVKKKHAKERAGVQKQQNAAIERLVKGKSKEEIKADPAVRKLIQEQNAQWTEMAERHKKEEWELLKQQLADQQDILRKLMETTQAAQMKQLEAKHEREIKELNSRQAKISVETSKEVANDKTLKTKGEKDRRLREKKQNNIKRFMDEKKTATIKQNREKEKLKVTHDKQLEELANDVQKLIEMYKVDEEEYKLASKYEFFA
- the LOC120952289 gene encoding 1-phosphatidylinositol 4,5-bisphosphate phosphodiesterase isoform X2 — protein: MTKKFEFNWQIPVPEPLLTGCVFDRWTEEKDNNELEPNCMFKVDEYGFFIYWKSEGREGDVIELCQVSDIRAGGMPKDMKLYNQLCNKHGENVEEKSLTICSGTDYININYQHVVCPDAATAKLWQQGLRDITHNIKMNNVCVWTNLMKHWMRLGFLVDPRGKVPVKVVARTFASGKTEKLVYQILSDLGLPSGKNDVIEKADFTFEKFYELYHKICPRNDIEELFRSITQGKANAINLDQFINFLNEKQRDPRLNEILYPLYDEKRALEIITTYEQNDEAREAKTLTKDGLIRYLMSDENAPVFLDRLDIYMDMDQPLSHYYINSSHNTYLSGRQFGGKSSVEMYRQTLLAGCRCVELDCWDGKGEDEEPIITHGMAMCTDILFKDVIYALRDTAFVTSDYPVILSFENHCCKSQQYKLAKYCDEILGDLLLKEPIPDYPLEPGAVLPPPSLLKRKILIKNKRLKPEVEKKELELFLQGEFVIEDEVKEDASAVDVTKIAELEAPAAAAAVVPVAAAAASQDGGEEAPPVQYTGSTTNVHPWLSSMVNYAQPVKFQSFDYADKKNVHHNMSSFAETTGMNLLKSQAIEFVNYNKRQMSRIYPKGTRADSSNYMPQVFWNAGCQMVSLNFQTSDLPMQLNQGKFEYNGNCGYLLKPDFMRRADRSFDPFADAPVDGVIAASCAVQVIAGQFLSDKKVGTYVEVDMYGLPSDTVRKEFRTRMVPANGLNPVYNEEPFLFRKVVLPDLAVLRFGVYDENGKLLGQRILPLDGLQGGYRHISLRTEANFPMSLPMLFCNIELKIYVPDGFEDFMDALSDPRAFMGAAKERSDNMKAMGIEETGKKDKEEAARKEEQRVTEPPLVFDPITVDSLRQEKGFQKTAKKQQKELDAVKKKHAKERAGVQKQQNAAIERLVKGKSKEEIKADPAVRKLIQEQNAQWTEMAERHKKEEWELLKQQLADQQDILRKLMETTQAAQMKQLEAKHEREIKELNSRQAKISVETSKEVANDKTLKTKGEKDRRLREKKQNNIKRFMDEKKTATIKQNREKEKLKVTHDKQLEELANDVQKLSANGCRLISSGSSSSTSINVEQKSTSGSSGGSTTTTSAPPVPFRSFSTIPPPSAQHLIRLNTIEEARKREEAKQSACPCICS
- the LOC120952289 gene encoding 1-phosphatidylinositol 4,5-bisphosphate phosphodiesterase isoform X3, whose translation is MTKKFEFNWQIPVPEPLLTGCVFDRWTEEKDNNELEPNCMFKVDEYGFFIYWKSEGREGDVIELCQVSDIRAGGMPKDMKLYNQLCNKHGENVEEKSLTICSGTDYININYQHVVCPDAATAKIWVDGLRKITHNGKANNFCPMTALKKHWMRLGFLVDPRGKVPVKVVARTFASGKTEKLVYQILSDLGLPSGKNDVIEKADFTFEKFYELYHKICPRNDIEELFRSITQGKANAINLDQFINFLNEKQRDPRLNEILYPLYDEKRALEIITTYEQNDEAREAKTLTKDGLIRYLMSDENAPVFLDRLDIYMDMDQPLSHYYINSSHNTYLSGRQFGGKSSVEMYRQTLLAGCRCVELDCWDGKGEDEEPIITHGMAMCTDILFKDVIYALRDTAFVTSDYPVILSFENHCCKSQQYKLAKYCDEILGDLLLKEPIPDYPLEPGAVLPPPSLLKRKILIKNKRLKPEVEKKELELFLQGEFVIEDEVKEDASAVDVTKIAELEAPAAAAAVVPVAAAAASQDGGEEAPPVQYTGSTTNVHPWLSSMVNYAQPVKFQSFDYADKKNVHHNMSSFAETTGMNLLKSQAIEFVNYNKRQMSRIYPKGTRADSSNYMPQVFWNAGCQMVSLNFQTSDLPMQLNQGKFEYNGNCGYLLKPDFMRRADRSFDPFADAPVDGVIAASCAVQVIAGQFLSDKKVGTYVEVDMYGLPSDTVRKEFRTRMVPANGLNPVYNEEPFLFRKVVLPDLAVLRFGVYDENGKLLGQRILPLDGLQGGYRHISLRTEANFPMSLPMLFCNIELKIYVPDGFEDFMDALSDPRAFMGAAKERSDNMKAMGIEETGKKDKEEAARKEEQRVTEPPLVFDPITVDSLRQEKGFQKTAKKQQKELDAVKKKHAKERAGVQKQQNAAIERLVKGKSKEEIKADPAVRKLIQEQNAQWTEMAERHKKEEWELLKQQLADQQDILRKLMETTQAAQMKQLEAKHEREIKELNSRQAKISVETSKEVANDKTLKTKGEKDRRLREKKQNNIKRFMDEKKTATIKQNREKEKLKVTHDKQLEELANDVQKLIEMYKVDEEEYKLASKYEFFA